From Micromonospora carbonacea:
CGGCGCTGGACCGCTACCGCGAGGGCGTCGACCTGCTCTGCGAGTACGTCGTCGACCGCGGCTACGACCTGCGCTTCGCCATCGAGCCGAAGCCGAACGAGCCGCGCGGCGACATCCTGCTGCCCACCGTCGGGCACGCCCTGGCGTTCATCTCCACGCTGGCCCGCCCGGAGATGGTCGGCCTCAACCCCGAGGTCGGCCACGAGCAGATGGCCGGGCTCAACTACGCCCACGGCATCGCCCAGGCGCTGTGGCAGGGCAAGCTGTTCCACCTCGACCTCAACGGCCAGCGCGGCATCAAGTACGACCAGGATCTCGTCTTCGGCCACGGCGACCTGATGAACGCGTTCGCCCTGGTGGACCTGCTGGAGAACGGCGGCCCCGACGGCGGCCCCGCCTACGACGGCCCCCGGCACTTCGACTACAAGCCCTCGCGCACCGAGGACTTCACCGGCGTGTGGGCCTCGGCCGAGGCGAACATGCGCACCTACCTGCTGCTCAAGGAGCGGGCCGCGGCGTTCCGGGCCGACCCGGAGGTGGCCGAGGCCCTCGCCGCGAGCCGCGTCGGCGACCTGGCCACCCCGACCGTCGCCGACGGCGAGGGCTACGCCGGGCTGCTCGCCGACCGCGCGTCCTTCGAGGAGTACGACGTCGACGCCGCCGCCGCGCGGGGCTTCCACTTCGTCCGGCTCAACCAGCTGGCCGTCGAGCACCTGCTCGGCGCTCGCTGAGGCCGCCGCCATGCCCCTGGTCGCCGGGTTCGACTCGTCCACCCAGTCCTGCAAGCTGGTGATCCGCGACGCGGAGACCGGAGCGCTGGTGCGCTCGGGCCGTGCCGCCCATCCCGCCGGCACCGAGGTCGACCCGGCGGCCTGGTGGGCGGCCCTGGAGGCCGCCGTGGCGCAGGCCGGCGGCTTGGCCGACGTCGCGGCCGTCTCCGTCGCCGGCCAGCAGCACGGCATGGTCTGCCTCGACGAGTCGGGCGAGGTGGTCCGCCCGGCGCTGCTGTGGAACGACACCCGCTCCGCCGGTGCCGCCGCCGACCTGCTCGAGGAGGCCGGCGGCGGCGAGGCCGGCGGACGGTTCTGGGCCGACGCCGTCGGCGTCGTTCCGGTGGCCAGCTTCACCGCCACCAAGCTGCGCTGGCTGGCCCGGCACGAGCCGGCCAACGCCGACCGGGTCACCGCCGTCTGCCTGCCGCACGACTGGCTGACCTGGCGGCTGGCCGGCGCGCCCGGCCTGGACGCGCTGCGCACCGACCGCAGCGACGCCAGCGGCACCGGCTACTGGTCCCCGGCCACCGGCGAGTACCGGTTCGACCTGCTCGAACGCGCCTTCGGCCGGCGGCTGGAGGTGCCCGTCGTGCTCGGGCCGACCCAGACCGCCGGGGCCGTCGACCCGGCGGCGCTCGCCGCCGGCGGGGGGCCCGGCGGGGCGCTGCTCGGCCCGGGGGCCGGCGACAACGCGGCCGCCGCGTTCGGCGTCGGGGCCCGCCCCGGCGACGTGGTCGTCTCCATCGGCACCTCCGGCACCGTGTTCAGCGTCGCCGACGCGCCGACGGCCGACCCGACCGGCACCGTCGCCGGCTTCGCCGACGTGACCGGCCGCTATCTCCCGCTGGTCTGCACGCTCAACGCGGCCCGGGTGCTCGATGCGGCGGCCACCCTGCTCGGGGTCGACCTCGACGCCCTGTCCGACCTGGCGCTGTCCGCCCCGCCCGGCGCGGACGGCCTGGTGATGGTCCCCTACCTGGAGGGGGAGCGGACCCCGAACCGGCCGTCGGCCACCGGGGCGGTGCACGGGCTCACCCTGCGCACCTCCACCCCGGCGCACCTGGCCCGCGCGGCGGTCGAGGGGATGCTCTGCGCGCTCGCCGACGGCCTCGACGCGCTGACCGCGCAGGGCTGCCGGGCCGAGCGGGTGATCCTGGTCGGCGGCGGGGCCCGGTCGGCGGCGGTGCGCCGCATCGCGCCGCAGGTCTTCGGCCGCCCGGTGGTCGTGCCGCCGCCGGGGGAGTACGTCGCCGACGGGGCGGCCCGCCAGGCCGCCTGGCTCGCCCTGGGCGGGCAGGACGCGCCCGATTGGTCGCCGGCCGGCACGCAGGAGTACGCGGCCGACGGCGTCGCGGCCGTCCGCGAGCGGTACGCGGCGGCCCGCGACCGGGTGCTCGACCGCCCCGCCTGACGGGGGCCGACCCGGCAGCGGGCATGCTGGGTCGGTGACGGGTCGGTCGGTGGTACGGCGGCGGGGCTGGGGCGGCGGCGCGGCGCACCGGTCGTACAGCGTGCTGGTGTTCGTGCTGCTCGCCTCGCTGGACAACGTGGCGATCGGCCTCGTCCCGCCGCTGTACGGCCCGATCTCCGGTTCGTTCGACGTGTCCCAGCGCCTGCTCGGGCTGGTCACCGCCGTCAGCTTCCTGGTCAGCGCGGTGGCCGCCGTGGGCTGGGCGTACGTCGGCGACCGCACCGACCGCAAGCCGCTGCTCATGGTCGGCACCCTCGTCTGGGCGGCCGGCACCGGCGGCAGCGCGCTGGCGCAGGGCTACCCGGCGTTCCTGGCCGCCCAGCTCGTCGCGGCGGTCGGCCTCGGCGCGGTCGGTTCGGTCGGCTACTCGGTGGTCACCGACCTGATCTCGCCGCGCCGCCGGGGGCTGGTGATGAGCTTCTGGGGGCTGTCCCAGGGCGTCGGCACCCTGGCGGGAACGCTGGTCGGCGGCCTGCTCGGGGCCGCCGACTGGCGGCGGCCGTTCTGGCTGCTCACCGTGGTCGGCCTGGCGGCGACGGCGGCGTACCTGTTCACCTACGACATCCGGCGCGGGCAGAGCGAGCCCGAGCTGTCCGGCGCGCTGGCCGGCGGCGCGGAGTACGACTACCGGATCACCCGCGCCGACCTGCCGGGCATCCTGGCCCGGCGCACCAACCGCTGGCTGGTCCTGCAGGGGCTGACCGCCCAGGCGGCCTTCGGGTCGCTGGTCTGGCTGCCGGTGCTGTTCGCCCAGCGGGCCCAGGCCCAGGGCTACTCGGCGGCCACCGCCGTCGTCGTCGGCAGCGTCTTCGCCACCCTGTTCCAGCTCGGCGGGGTGCTTTCCATCGTCGGCGGGCTGGTGGGCGACGCCGTGCAGCGGCGTACCCCCCGGGGCCGGGCGCTGGTCGCGGCGGTGGGCATCCTCGCGGCGCTACCGTTCTACCTGGTCTTGTTCTTCGTGCCGTTGCGCATCGACGTGCCCGACGGCGGCTCCACCGGCGCGGTGGCCGGCGCGGTCCTGGCGAGCGTCGTCACCGAGCCGACGGTCGGGCTGAGCCTGCTCACCGCCGTGCTCGCGCTGGCGCTGACGTCGGCGAACTCGCCGAACTGGTTCGCCCTGATCGCCGACGTCAACCCGCCCGAGCACCGGGGCACCGTCTACAGCCTCGGCAACCTGGTCAACGGGATCGGCCGGGCGGCCGGCAACGGGCTGGTCGGGGTGGCCTTCCACGCACTGCGGGCGGCGTTCCCGCCGCCACTGAACTACGCCGTCGGGCTGGCCGTGTTCCAGCTCTTCTTCGTGCCGACCGGCGTCATGTACTGGCTGGCCTCCCGCACCTCGCCGCGCGACATCGACGAGGTGCGGACCCTGCTGCACGAGCGCGCCGAACGTCTGTAGCCGCCGGGGCCGCGGTCGGGGCCCGGGCCGGGCCGGGTCGGGTCGGGTCGGGTCGGGTTGGGCTGGATCGGGTCGGGCCGGGTCTGGTGGGGTCGGACCAGCGCTCCTGGCGCTCCCGGCCACTTCCGGTGCTCCCGACGTTCCCGGCCCTTCCGGGCGAGGGCTCCTTCGGTCGCCTAGGGAGCTGATGTCGTAGATGACTCACGCCGCAGCCCCGCCCGCTCCCACCGCCCCGCCTGCTGCATATCCGTCCCCGACTGCTCCGCCTGCCTCGTCTGTTGCGCCTCCCGCCCCGCCT
This genomic window contains:
- the xylA gene encoding xylose isomerase, encoding MAPRPTPADKFSFGLWTVGWQARDPFGDATRGELDAVEAVHKLAELGAYGITFHDDDLIPFGADSAARDAQLARFRKALDETGLVVPMVTTNLFTHPVFKDGGFTSNDRDVRRYALRKVLRNVDLAAELGAKTFVMWGGREGSEYDLAKDIRAALDRYREGVDLLCEYVVDRGYDLRFAIEPKPNEPRGDILLPTVGHALAFISTLARPEMVGLNPEVGHEQMAGLNYAHGIAQALWQGKLFHLDLNGQRGIKYDQDLVFGHGDLMNAFALVDLLENGGPDGGPAYDGPRHFDYKPSRTEDFTGVWASAEANMRTYLLLKERAAAFRADPEVAEALAASRVGDLATPTVADGEGYAGLLADRASFEEYDVDAAAARGFHFVRLNQLAVEHLLGAR
- the xylB gene encoding xylulokinase, with product MPLVAGFDSSTQSCKLVIRDAETGALVRSGRAAHPAGTEVDPAAWWAALEAAVAQAGGLADVAAVSVAGQQHGMVCLDESGEVVRPALLWNDTRSAGAAADLLEEAGGGEAGGRFWADAVGVVPVASFTATKLRWLARHEPANADRVTAVCLPHDWLTWRLAGAPGLDALRTDRSDASGTGYWSPATGEYRFDLLERAFGRRLEVPVVLGPTQTAGAVDPAALAAGGGPGGALLGPGAGDNAAAAFGVGARPGDVVVSIGTSGTVFSVADAPTADPTGTVAGFADVTGRYLPLVCTLNAARVLDAAATLLGVDLDALSDLALSAPPGADGLVMVPYLEGERTPNRPSATGAVHGLTLRTSTPAHLARAAVEGMLCALADGLDALTAQGCRAERVILVGGGARSAAVRRIAPQVFGRPVVVPPPGEYVADGAARQAAWLALGGQDAPDWSPAGTQEYAADGVAAVRERYAAARDRVLDRPA
- a CDS encoding MFS transporter, with the protein product MTGRSVVRRRGWGGGAAHRSYSVLVFVLLASLDNVAIGLVPPLYGPISGSFDVSQRLLGLVTAVSFLVSAVAAVGWAYVGDRTDRKPLLMVGTLVWAAGTGGSALAQGYPAFLAAQLVAAVGLGAVGSVGYSVVTDLISPRRRGLVMSFWGLSQGVGTLAGTLVGGLLGAADWRRPFWLLTVVGLAATAAYLFTYDIRRGQSEPELSGALAGGAEYDYRITRADLPGILARRTNRWLVLQGLTAQAAFGSLVWLPVLFAQRAQAQGYSAATAVVVGSVFATLFQLGGVLSIVGGLVGDAVQRRTPRGRALVAAVGILAALPFYLVLFFVPLRIDVPDGGSTGAVAGAVLASVVTEPTVGLSLLTAVLALALTSANSPNWFALIADVNPPEHRGTVYSLGNLVNGIGRAAGNGLVGVAFHALRAAFPPPLNYAVGLAVFQLFFVPTGVMYWLASRTSPRDIDEVRTLLHERAERL